From the Solanum stenotomum isolate F172 chromosome 4, ASM1918654v1, whole genome shotgun sequence genome, one window contains:
- the LOC125863279 gene encoding inositol oxygenase 4-like, protein MTILIEQPEFGSQVEEKKVSFNANELILDGGFMVPKTLSSQDEIFEVPDINAFGQSFRDYNAESERQKSVEEFYRVQHINQTYDYVKKMREEYGKLNKIEMSIWDCCELLNDVVDDSDPDLDEPQIEHLLQTAEAIRKDYPNEDWLHLTGLIHDLGKVLLHPSFGGLPQWAVVGDTFPLGCAFDESIVHHKYFKENPDINNNIYNTKNGVYKEGCGLDKVVMSWGHDDYMYLVSKENETTLPSAALFVIRYHSFYALHRSGAYTHLMNEEDKENMKWLNIFNKYDLYSKSKVRIDVEKVKPYYLSLIEKYFPTKLRW, encoded by the exons atgactattcTCATTGAGCAGCCTGAATTTG gaTCACAAGTGGAGGAGAAAAAGGTCTCATTCAATGCCAATGAACTTATTTTGGATGGTGGATTTATGGTACCAAAGACATTGTCTTCTcaagatgaaatatttgaagtgCCAGACATAAATGCATTTGGTCAATCATTTag GGATTATAATGCAGAAAGTGAGAGACAAAAATCAGTGGAAGAATTTTATAGGGTTCAACACATTAACCAAACATATGACTAT GTGAAAAAAATGAGAGAAGAATAtggaaaattgaacaaaatcgAAATGAGTATTTGGGATTGTTGTGAACTTTTGAATGATGTAGTTGATGATAGTGATCCTGATTTGGATGAACCACAAATTGAGCATTTGTTACAAACTGCTGAAGCTATTAGAAAAGATTATCCAAATGAAGATTGGCTTCATTTGACTGGCCTCATTCatg ACCTAGGGAAAGTACTTCttcatccaagttttggagggcTTCCTCAATGGGCTGTTGTTGGAGACACATTTCCTCTTGGTTGTGCTTTTGATGAATCAATTGTTCACCACAAG tattttaaggaaaatccagatatcaacaacaatatttataaCACAAAAAATGGTGTATATAAAGAAGGTTGTGGACTTGACAAAGTTGTTATGTCATGGGGACATGATGATTATATGTATTTGGTTTCCAAGGAAAATGAAACAACTCTTCCTTCTGCTGCTTTATTTGTTATACGTTACCACTCTTTCTATg CATTACACAGGTCAGGAGCATATACACACTTGATGAATGAGGAGGACAAAGAGAACATGAAGTGGCTCAatatttttaa caaatatgatttatacagCAAGAGTAAAGTTCGAATTGATGTGGAAAAAGTCAAGCCATACTATCTCTCTCTTATTGAAAAG TATTTCCCAACAAAGCTGAGGTGGTAA
- the LOC125861952 gene encoding mitochondrial-processing peptidase subunit alpha, translated as MYRCASSRLSSLKARQGNRVLTRFSSSAAVATKPSGGLFSWITGDTSSSVTPLDFPLNDVKLSPPLPDYVEPAKTQITTLANGLKVASEASVNPAASIGLYVDCGSIYETPASYGATHLLERMAFKSTLNRSHLRIVREIEAIGGNVTASASREHMIYTYDALKTYVPQMVEMLVDCVRNPAFLDWEVKEQLEKVKAEISEYSKNPQHLLLEAVHSAGYAGPYGNSLMATEATINRLNSTVLEEFVAENYTAPRMVLAASGVEHEEFLKVAEPLLSDLPKAAATEEPKPVYVGGDYRCQADAEMTHFALAFEVPGGWMSEKETMTLTVLQMLMGGGGSFSAGGPGKGMYSRLYLRVLNQYPQIHAFSAFSSIYNNTGLFGIQGTTSSDFGPQAVDVAVKELIAVANPSEVDQVQLNRAKQATKSAILMNLESRMVASEDIGRQLLTYGERKPVEHFLKAIDAVSAKDIASVVQKLISSPLTMASYGDVLSLPSYDAVSSRFRSK; from the exons ATGTACAGATGTGCATCGTCTCGCCTCAGCTCTCTTAAG GCACGTCAAGGCAACAGGGTCTTGACAAGATTTTCAAGTTCAGCTGCTGTTGCAACCAAGCCATCTGGAGGTCTTTTTAGTTGGATAACTGGTGATACGTCAAGTTCAGTGACTCCCTTGGATTTCCCCCTCAATGATGTTAAACTCTCACCGCCATTACCTGATTATGTAGAACCTGCAAAGACTCAGATAACGACTCTCGCCAATGGTCTCAAAGTGGCCTCTGAAGCATCGGTG AACCCTGCTGCCTCAATTGGCCTCTATGTTGACTGTGGCTCTATTTACGAGACAccagcttcatatggagccacaCACCTCTTGGAACGCATGGCCTTCAAAAGCACATTAAACCGGAGTCACTTGCGTATTGTACGAGAAATTGAAGCAATTGGTGGTAATGTAACAGCTTCAGCCTCACGAGAGCATATGATCTACACTTATGATGCTTTGAAAACTTATGTACCACAAATGGTGGAGATGCTTGTTGACTGTGTTAGAAATCCTGCATTCCTGGATTGGGAAGTTAAAGAACAG CTTGAGAAGGTTAAAGCTGAGATTAGCGAGTACTCCAAAAACCCTCAACACTTGCTTTTGGAGGCAGTTCATTCCGCTGGTTATGCTGGTCCATATGGGAATTCTCTGATGGCCACAGAAGCTACAATAAACAGGTTAAACAGCACAGTGCTGGAGGAGTTTGTAGCT GAGAATTATACTGCTCCTCGGATGGTTCTTGCTGCATCTGGTGTTGAACATGAAGAATTCTTAAAAGTTGCAGAACCTCTTCTGTCTGATTTACCTAAGGCGGCCGCCACTGAGGAGCCTAAACCTGTGTACGTGGGAGGAGATTACCGCTGTCAAGCCGATGCAGAG ATGACTCATTTTGCCCTTGCCTTTGAAGTTCCCGGTGGCTGGATGTCTGAAAAAGAAACAATGACTTTAACAGTTCTTCAG ATGCTTATGGGAGGAGGTGGATCTTTCTCAGCTGGCGGTCCTGGAAAAGGGATGTACTCAAGATTAT ATCTTCGTGTCTTAAACCAGTACCCGCAGATTCACGCATTCTCTGCATTCAGCAGCATTTACAATAACACTGGGTTGTTTGGAATTCAAGGAACTACG AGCTCTGATTTTGGGCCTCAAGCTGTTGATGTAGCAGTTAAAGAGCTTATTGCAGTAGCAAACCCTAGTGAAG TTGACCAAGTACAGCTAAACCGTGCTAAACAGGCTACAAAGTCTGCCATTCTGATGAACTTGGAATCCCGG ATGGTTGCATCAGAAGATATCGGCAGACAACTTTTGACATATGGAGAGAG GAAACCAGTGGAGCATTTCTTGAAAGCCATTGATGCAGTTTCAGCAAAAGATATTGCTTCCGTTGTGCAGAAGCTTATTTCTTCTCCTCTGACCATGGCATCCTATGGAGATG TTCTCTCCCTCCCATCATACGATGCAGTCAGCAGCAGGTTCCGTTCCAAATAA
- the LOC125861958 gene encoding glutathione hydrolase 3 — protein MGKHILEGPLLDSSPPLGSNRKKKWSLSLCFLFAFIAITFVGLTHHGDIGVWLIGDVNSSRYNERLQQNADVVESEEAVVAADDGRCSKIGISMLKIGGHAVDAAVATALCLGVVNPMASGIGGGGFMVVRSSSTSEVLAIDMRETAPLAASQNMYDNNGDSKLNGALSMGVPGELAGLHTAWSKNGRLPWKTLFQPAIKLAREGFVVAPYLGNSIAKKAKLLLKDPGLRQVFAPEGKPLRAGEICHNIELSHSLELIAEQGPEAFYNGEVGEKLVEDVKRAGGILTMDDLRSYRVETPEAVTVNAMGYTIVGMPPPSSGTLGISLILKVLENYVSSNAVKGSLGLHRMIEAMKHMLAVRMNLGDPAFVNISSTVSDMLSPSFAKEIQRKIFDNTTFPPEYYLPRWGQLRDHGTSHFCIVDADRNAVSVTTTVNYPFGGGVLSPSTGIVLNNEMGDFSTPNEISPDKLPPAPANFIRPKKRPLSSMTPVIVLKDNQLAGVIGGSGGLKIIFAVVQVFINHFVLGMDPLAAVQSPRVYHELIPNVVLYENWTCIDGDHIELSDDKKHFLEERGHQLEARSGGAICQLIVQNLSNPPLQLGRRSGKQYKDGIFRGLLVAVSDPRKDGRPAAI, from the exons ATGGGGAAACATATTTTAGAAGGTCCACTTTTGGACTCTTCTCCTCCTCTTGGTtctaatagaaagaaaaaatggagtCTTTCTCTTTGCTTTTTATTTGCATTCATTGCCATAACAT ttgttggGCTTACACATCATGGAGACATTGGTGTATGGCTAATTGGAGATGTAAATAGTAGCAGATATAATGAAAGACTACAGCAAAATGCTGATGTTGTTGAATCAGAGGAAGCAGTTGTTGCTGCTGATGATGGTCGGTGCTCGAAAATCGGTATTTCCATGCTTAAAATTGGTGGACATGCAGTTGATGCTGCAGTTGCCACAGCACTGTGCCTTGGAGTAGTCAATCCAATGGCTAGTGGAATTGGAGGTGGCGGTTTTATGGTTGTTAGATCTTCATCTACATCAGAAGTCTTAGCAATTGACATGAGGGAAACTGCTCCTTTAGCTGCTTCACAG AACATGTATGATAATAATGGGGACTCCAAGTTAAATGGAGCATTGTCTATGGGAGTTCCTGGTGAGTTAGCTGGTCTTCACACAGCTTGGTCGAAAAATGGGAGGTTGCCCTGGAAGACCCTATTTCAACCGGCCATTAAACTTGCAAGGGAGGGATTTGTGGTTGCTCCATATCTCGGAAACTCTATTGCCAAAAAAGCAAAATTGCTACTTAAAGATCCTGGCTTGCGACAAGTATTTGCACCTGAGGGAAAGCCGTTACGAGCAGGTGAAATTTGTCATAACATAGAACTTAGCCACAGCTTAGAGCTAATTGCTGAACAAGGGCCGGAAGCATTTTATAATGGAGAGGTTGGTGAAAAGCTTGTCGAAGATGTGAAGAGAGCTGGTGGAATTTTGACGATGGACGACTTAAGGAGTTACCGAGTGGAAACTCCAGAAGCAGTTACTGTTAATGCTATGGGCTATACAATCGTTGGAATGCCACCTCCGTCCAGTGGAACACTCGGGATTTCTCTG ATTCTTAAAGTCCTTGAAAACTATGTGAGTTCAAATGCTGTGAAAGGTTCTTTAGGACTGCATCGAATGATTGAGGCAATGAAACACATGCTTGCAGTTCGAATGAACCTTGGTGATCCCGCCTTTGTAAATATCAGTAGTACTGTATCTGACATGCTTTCCCCGTCTTTCGCCAAAGAAATTCAACGAAAGATCTTTGACAATACCACCTTTCCTCCTGAATACTATTTGCCCAG GTGGGGTCAGCTAAGAGATCATGGAACGAGTCACTTTTGCATTGTGGATGCAGATCGAAATGCTGTTTCAGTGACAACCACAGTAAACTATCCATTTGGAGGCGGTGTGCTCTCTCCATCAACCGGTATAGTACTCAACAATGAAATGGGAGATTTCTCAACACCTAATGAAATATCCCCCGATAAACTCCCTCCTGCTCCTGCTAATTTTATTCGACCAAAAAAGAGACCGTTATCATCCATGACTCCAGTTATCGTTCTCAAG GACAATCAATTAGCTGGTGTAATTGGTGGTAGTGGTGGCCTAAAAATCATCTTTGCAGTCGTCCAAGTTTTCATCAACCATTTCGTGTTGGGGATGGATCCTTTAGCTGCAGTACAGAGTCCGAGAGTCTACCACGAG CTAATCCCAAATGTTGTTCTGTATGAGAACTGGACATGCATAGATGGCGATCACATTGAACTCTCGGATGATAAAAAGCATTTCTTAGAAGAGAGGGGTCACCAACTCGAGGCAAGAAGCGGAGGAGCCATCTGTCAGTTAATCGTTCAAAACCTTTCAAATCCTCCGTTACAGTTAGGCAGAAGGAGTGGAAAACAATATAAAGACGGTATTTTTCGTGGTCTGCTTGTGGCTGTTAGTGATCCTAGGAAAGATGGAAGACCTGCAGCCATCTGA
- the LOC125863134 gene encoding LOW QUALITY PROTEIN: zinc finger CCCH domain-containing protein 20 (The sequence of the model RefSeq protein was modified relative to this genomic sequence to represent the inferred CDS: deleted 2 bases in 1 codon): MVKLHFITPLYTNHHHRLNFKSPPPFQLAMIGERSRRIPTIDVPPWPYSDDQTVNMQFMLSPSTNSISTPNNYNYSNFVVEDDYSLFLQNDAEDIDEFELENREIELPVDVYACDNFRMYEFKVKRCGRGRSHDWTECPYVHPGEKARRRDPRKFHYSGTACPEFRKGNCNRGDGCEYAHGVFECWLHPGRYRTQPCKDGGNCKRRVCFFAHSPEQLRVLAPGSGSGSGSDSPRRYVKALHFVSSPESSSPPTESPPMSPMTANSFTSLSRSLGSNSVSEVMASLRQLQLNRLNSMPSSWNVQMGSPVLGSPRRPVIRPGFCSLPATPSGDPTRPRNRCFDLWENGECQEEPVMERVESGRDLRVKMFERLSKENPLDDPVNPNPNFNSGPGPNPDVGWISDLIQ, from the exons ATGGTTAAACTCCACTTTATCACCCCTTTATATACAAACCATCATCACCGCCTGAACTTCAAATCGCCACCACCTTTTCAACTAGCA ATGATCGGAGAAAGAAGCCGCCGTATTCCGACGATCGATGTTCCACCGTGGCCGTACTCCGATGATCAGACGGTGAACATGCAGTTCATGTTAAGCCCTAGTACAAATTCCATTTCTACCCCTAATAATTACAATTACAGTAACTTTGTTGTTGAAGATGATTATTCTCTGTTTCTACAAAATGATGCGGAAGATATCGatgaatttgagttggaaaatCGTGAGATTGAACTTCCGGTTGATGTTTACGCTTGTGATAATTTCAGGATGTATGAGTTTAAAGTAAAGAGATGTGGACGTGGAAGGTCACACGATTGGACGGAATGTCCGTATGTTCATCCCGGTGAGAAGGCTCGCCGGAGAGATCCACGGAAGTTTCACTATTCCGGTACTGCATGCCCGGAATTTCGTAAAGGGAATTGTAACAGAGGTGATGGGTGTGAGTACGCACACGGCGTATTTGAGTGTTGGTTACACCCAGGTCGCTATCGTACGCAGCCTTGTAAAGATGGTGGTAACTGTAAAAGAAGGGTTTGTTTCTTCGCTCACTCGCCTGAGCAACTCAGAGTATTGGCTCCGGGTTCGGGTTCGGGTTCGGGTTCAGATTCGCCTCGACGGTATGTTAAAGCTTTGCATTTTGTTTCATCGCCTGAATCGAGTTCGCCGCCGACGGAGTCACCACCGATGTCTCCGATGACGGCGAACTCGTTTACCTCACTGAGTCGATCACTCGGATCGAACTCGGTGAGTGAAGTAATGGCTTCACTGCGTCAGCTACAGTTAAACAGGTTGAACTCCATGCCTTCATCATGGAATGTACAGATGGGTTCACCTGTACTCGGGTCACCTAGACGACCCGTTATCCGACCCGGTTTTTGTAGCTTACCTGCAACTCCATCTGGAGATCCGACCCGACCCAGAAACCGTTGTTTCGATCTATGGGAAAATGGGGAATGTCAAGAAGAACCTGTTATGGAGAGAGTTGAATCAGGAAGGGATTTAAGGGTGAAGATGTTTGAGAGGCTAAGCAAGGAGAATCCACTTGACGATCCGGTAAACCCGAACCCGAATTTCAATTCGGGTCCGGGTCCAAATCCGGATGTCGGGTGGATTTCGGATTTGATCCAGTAA